In the genome of Juglans microcarpa x Juglans regia isolate MS1-56 chromosome 6S, Jm3101_v1.0, whole genome shotgun sequence, the window TATTGGGAGGATAAGTCGATTGCCCAATACAGGAAATCGTGCATATTTTCTGGAGTCTATGTGCCCTCTGGCTGCCTGAGGAGATGCAACATTGACATCCAACTAATGTTTTGGCTATAACTTACACTGATATAACTATTTTCTGTAATTTATTCATTAGATAGGACATCGCAAGTTTTTTTATGATGCTATGAGTATACCGTGACGGCAAATACTATACTCCGccaaaaatgatatataaatgaATGTCTGATCTGATATCATGATAAGGGAAAATATAAGACATATCATCATTAATATGAGGCAAGGTGAGCCTCCATTCTGATGTCATGATAAAGTATCTCAAGAGCCTATGCtaagaaaagagtaaaaaacTCGACAGTATAGTTATAACTTGTTATTCTAACAAGATGGTTAATGAACCAATGAATTAGAGAACAATACCGTGCCTGCAAGCGAAAGGAAGGGAGATGTTCTGAGATTCAGCAGTGTGCAGTATATACTGGTCCTGCATTTGCAGTTACAACCTAATGAACTACACGTGAATTCGAAAGTACTGATTATATTGgagaataaatatatacacactCACAAGAACacacgcacatatatatatatatatatatatatatcatagattttacttttttaagaGCTCAACTAGGCCAAGAAATTCTAAAAGTAAGTGTATACGATTCGGAAACAATTTGATTTCCTTTGTTGTTTTGGCGCATTTTCTTGGGATCCAAACCGGTTAGTAGTACCTCGGGAACGAAGAACTCGTGCACCACTCCACGTTGTCTGTCGTGAACGGTGACTTTATGGGTCGGGATCGACGGAGAATGGCTGTTGCCGGCCCGAGCGGTGAATCCAGAGGGCGTTTGCAGCTCCGACGTCGTTTTTCGGCGACATTTTATGGAACTCTTCTGCGAAGCCAATTGCAGGCGAGGCGCTGGTCTCCGGTACACCGCAGTGCAGGAGGGATTGCAAGCAACCGTAAGGTCCATCGTTGCTCTCTGTCGCTCCCTTCTCTTGCTCGGTATCGGGATAACGCAAAGAGATAGTGATCTAGAGGCCACGTCTATATAGAGTGATATGTAGTAAGGAGCTACGGACCGTCTGATCAATTTGACAGAAAATcgtttaaaaaaacattattaattttgatcttatatatatatatatatatatatatatatatatatattgaattcaATTTTGATCTGTATTAATTTTGATCTTAGGGGTGGCAACGTGAATTCCACATAAATAAACGAGTTTGTATttaatataaatgaattttgataaaaCGAATTGATTTAACAAGACACGATTGATAAATAAGTTGATTGCGGATCAATCGTATCGTGACCGACTCAATTAGTTGTAGGGCATGAGACGAAGATTTTGAATGAGgtcttttttatgaaaaattttacttatcatctcttacatcacatattaattatgtaatttattatttttttcttctatttaaacacatatatattaatgtataaatgtgtgtgtttaaataaaataataaaatgacaaatcacatgttatTTAATGGTATAGAAAATCGAGATAATAATTGACAAGCaacatttctctctctttttttttttttattttacaaagtaaaattcaaaaaaataattttaattttaatttttacattttctaaCGAATGGACCACCCATCCTCTCTTCTCAATGCATACCCATACGATCTGGCAGAAATCCCATCTCCTAATCATAAACTTATCACAAAATTCCTGGTGGAGCATGTAGTAAACCACATCAAAGACAAAGACAAAGACGCAATACAGTACTCTTAGGACTCGTGCGAGAAGAAATTATAAAGCATATATCAATTGAAAGACATTATAAGAGTTATcagttgtaaataatatttgacGTCGAGTAGTTTTCACACCAGTTTTCAACAACTCAGCTACAATCTTcttaatttcagatttttaataataaggaTATCGATAAAGTCGAGTTGAAATTGAAAGGATTCCCTCTTTCAATACTATTATGTGATCTTGGTGTCATTTGGGTGGTAACCCAATAGGTTCTTCAAAAACCTGTTAAATTTCTTGAGTAGTAGGAGTTGTATTTTAGGACATAATGGCTGCTGTGTTTTATGAGTAGGAGTAGTAATTTACTGTAAAAAAAAGTCCCCTGCCCTTACCAACACTGTCCAGCAAGGACTTCTTCCCACCCTCAAAGGTAGAGCTACTTGGCAAAGTCCTCCACTATGAATGGTATCCCCATTTGCCACCTTGACTGACAACTTCGTTGTTGGTTCTATATATAAGCTTGTTCTCCTACTTATAGAGGGGTCTAAGAAATTGTAGGTGCTACCCGAATCCACCAAAATCACCAACCCCTATCTTTCAATCTAACCATGGATTCTCGTAGTGTTTGAAGTAGGAGTTCTCGTGATTGTATTAATGGAAATCTCAGGTCCCCCTTGGACAgtgatatgaactccaccaacaattgtgatgaaacTCGATAAtaatgatggcttggaaccccaagattgtatagacaagatttgttgagccttgacctGTCACCCAACTAGATGAGAACCAAGCTATGAAGGATTGaaacgccacaccaagaaatccTAAGAATCTATCaagaatcaaggtgataagtttggtgtttgaacgccacaagattaacttgataagtttAAAGAGTTCTTTTAAGAACCAAGAGCaacacaagacctcacaaagATAATTTTTTGAAGAGCAAAATCTGCCATTAAAATTCGTAATGTCCAtctatatacttggaacaaccctccaagaataaGAAAAGTCATAATTACAGttttaaaaacaacacaaatattaacataaacaaGTCCCCACGTTTTTAGGCCTTTTGGACTTATAGAGGCagccaaaaataattaaatgactaaattcaatGTATTTAACATACCCAGCCAAGACCAAGTTCATTCTCTTATTTAATATCCttgaaactcaacaaattcaCGCCCTTTAATGGTCAGACCATACTGGTCACGTTTCTGCATGCTAATTAGCATCTTCAATTGCTTTGATGACATGGACTAAGccttgattattttttaagccCACCTTGGTCTTTTTAAaatcagcccaattctcttggattagcccatttagtgcttccttgaaacgtttggctctaagtcttgtaattgggccactaggaagtgacaaagggtcttgtgcaaattTAGCTTCATTCCCACttgtatgatcagcatgtccagctccttggtttgcatcaGACAGTAGGTAACACGCTTTGTAACGTCCAAATGGAAGACCCAAGCCATATGGTTTATACTCCgaaaggactagttaatgatacaattagagtctcattggaaccttataaataggggtgtaaccgatccggttcggtccggtccgattttggacaaaatctaggaccaaaCCGATATGTaccgatttttcatttttcaaaaccgattacgctccggttaccctcctaaaccggtacatccgaTTTTACTGGTTTCCAGTCCGGTTCGGTcaggtttttcgatttttttaaaatataaaaaacatataataaagtgttacttcttatgataaaatgttattaataatttaatatacatatatattatgtttaaagcatatgatcaattaaattttcatctttaagattaaacttttattttataaattataataacattatcttatatataattatattaataacatacgatcaaacaaattacaaatgttcatatttaagattaacattttatgttataatttataaattataatatgaaattatttcatatatgatatataattatatattatatataaaaatttaatatataattatatattatatataaatatattgtataatatataaaattaatttatatatatattttctaaccggtctggttcggtccggtccggttttggaaaCTATGaaaccgaaaccggaccggttccgaccgattttcataatataggaaccggttccggaccggaccggttcaaaaccggaccaactagtccggttttccggtttaaatttacatccCCTACTTATAAATAGCAAGAAATTCTTCTTCTTAGTTGGTCCGGTTTtccagtttaaatttacaccccctacttataaatagtaagaaattcttcttctcaaacgatgtgggatctcatataccacctaccaTATCTTTATCATATAGGGTATTACACACTTCCTTCCTCAAAATTTTTGGAATCATAAAAAACCTCATTTGATTTCTCATTTGCCCCTCCCTCATACCCTTGCAACAAATACACTTTGGGTCTTTTACATATATGGAAGGGGTTCTATTTCTCTTCACAATAGTAacataatcttttttttctcttctcatcCATCTGTGTAGAGAAAACTCTCTTGGTAGGGTTGCATATTTAGGGGCTCTGTTTTGACCTTCACTAGAATTTACCCCTTGACCAACACCTAATGATGATGAGTTGCTTCTTTCCATCCACGGTTTCACAGTTTTCCTTGTAGTGACCAGATATTCTTCCTGTATTTTTGCAATGCCAAATGCAGCACTCAAATTCATCGGATTAAACATACGGAGTGAGACGCAGATATTGTATTTGAGGCCACTAAGAAAACAGCTCAACTTGTGAGTGTCTAAGAGCCCCTTAAGGCTATTTGAAAGGACTTCAAACTGACCTTGTAAGCTGCTACTATTGAAGTTTGCTTCAGCCTTGTGATTGCTTCCATGGGGTCATTGTAAACGGTGGTGCCAAATTGCATTTGGAGGGCTTGAAAGAAGGTTTATCAACAAGTAAACTGTCCAGTATCAACTGCATCTTGGAACCAAATCAATGCCTCTCCATCGATGTGATATGAAGCCATGAGTAATATTTGAGCCGAAGGTGTTTGATGAAAGTCAAAATAGTGAGATGCCTTAAAGATCCATCCTGTTGAGTTTGCACCATCAAAATGTGGGAAATCCAGCTTGATTTCCCTTTGCCCATGCCTCCGATGGTCATAGTTTTCTTGTTCCAATTCTACATGTGGTTCACGGTGAGGTACTAGGTTTTGGATAGCAACCATAGTACGCATTATCTCATTCATTTGGTTTTGGGTAGCAATCATAGTACGCATCTACTCTCTAATTTCCTGGATGCTATGTTCATGtgcctcaacttgcctctgaattCTCTCTTGTTGTTGCTTGGATCGGTGCCCTCAGCCATTAGAATCGGTGTTTCTGGATACTAATTGTTATGGGTCTGGTTGTAATTGGAAATGAGAAAAGAAGTAGAGATGAAAATAGATGTGAAATAGAGATGAAATTGATGGAATATTACTGTAAATGATTGTAAATGATAAGGGTTTTCAAGGAACCCTAGCCGCCAGTGTTCATGCCAAATTCATACAAGATATTCGATACtgttttcttcctctcttctccCATATATTCCCTCTGTCTATTACTAAGAACTTCTGACATACATGAACGTGgcaatctataaataatagaatgTAAACATAAAATATCCTAGTGCATATTTCTACTGAAAGTAATCAAAACGACACATTATAATTATGACTCCTTAA includes:
- the LOC121237076 gene encoding ferredoxin C 2, chloroplastic, coding for MDLTVACNPSCTAVYRRPAPRLQLASQKSSIKCRRKTTSELQTPSGFTARAGNSHSPSIPTHKVTVHDRQRGVVHEFFVPEDQYILHTAESQNISLPFACRHGCCTSCAVRVKSGQLRQPEALGISAELKSKGYALLCVGFPSSDLEVETQDEDEVYWLQFGRYFARGPVERDDYALELAMGDE